One region of Oscillospiraceae bacterium genomic DNA includes:
- a CDS encoding gamma-glutamyl-gamma-aminobutyrate hydrolase family protein, with translation MEVLQKKPKILLSVNSKKEFYIDAVNNSGGIAEAYYCLGSSDGYDGLILCGGNDINPCYYNEKVNGSVDIDKRRDHFEFMLLKAFIDAKKPVMGICRGCQLINIAFGGTLYQDIENSKEHSSFADYDLVHKVTAKKNSFIYDLYGEDFFVNSFHHQAVKNTGDNLSVIMTASDGKTIEGIRHNILPVFGVQWHPERMCFSKKRKDTVDGKILFEYFIKMCL, from the coding sequence ATGGAAGTTTTACAGAAAAAACCTAAAATCTTATTATCCGTAAATAGTAAAAAAGAATTTTATATTGACGCTGTAAATAATTCCGGAGGGATTGCCGAAGCATATTACTGCCTCGGCAGTTCCGACGGATATGACGGACTTATTCTATGCGGCGGTAACGATATTAATCCCTGCTATTACAATGAAAAAGTAAATGGTTCGGTAGATATCGATAAAAGAAGAGACCATTTTGAATTTATGCTTTTAAAAGCATTTATTGATGCAAAAAAACCTGTTATGGGTATATGCAGAGGCTGTCAGCTTATTAATATAGCCTTCGGGGGAACATTATATCAGGATATAGAAAATTCAAAAGAACATTCTTCGTTTGCCGATTATGATTTAGTGCATAAAGTTACAGCGAAAAAAAACAGTTTTATTTACGATTTGTATGGAGAAGATTTTTTTGTAAACAGTTTTCACCATCAGGCTGTAAAAAACACAGGAGACAATCTTTCTGTAATAATGACTGCATCGGACGGGAAAACAATAGAAGGTATCAGGCATAATATATTACCCGTTTTCGGAGTGCAGTGGCACCCTGAGAGAATGTGTTTTTCAAAAAAAAGAAAAGATACCGTTGACGGTAAAATCCTTTTTGAGTATTTTATTAAAATGTGTTTATAA
- a CDS encoding S-layer homology domain-containing protein encodes MKKILTLILALSILFSMSIMPQAIADTKDEIATDFSAELLYTLGIVDEEIKDILLSDENITRAQFAQAVFEVAKLTGGADGEFNDVKKGSKFSDAIFAVSQSKFMKGDGNGNFNPDLFITDLDAMITILRVLGYEEYSYYNGGYPNGYYMSVRSTKLLDGIKGGITNVNITGKKLAILLKNMIDEHVCQITKISADGSYEKELSAKPFVEIYYNIGKAEGIVTGNTRTTLTSKKETGGIIIEGRLFSAGDIYCDDFIGINCYAYYNVDDNSLIYMNKNDRNIITIIPAGDIVDVRGSSIIYEVSETKNDTITFPANANIIYNGAHLSHYSESVILNMASGEVKLIDNNCDRTIDVVSILSYETCIIDRVNSKDEVITFKYGAGTVSKDDMKNVPILDETGKTDMTWLHEWDALDILRDDEGNITAIYAKGKVERKAAAMILKESDGDYIMFDDGTTSPIQKHAKDRFKNLELNTKCAFSFDMFGNVAAYTIDELSTICVIVAVGEAGQPEPDLYLKYYNENEGLTQTVLKGNIRINGVLKKTTVADDYVYIKNTLSGLKGELVEIDINDSGRVAQINVMEKVYDPGSSVHVYLNRTTCAVVPSADIQYFVKKTAKAYYVPKDLTGITEDDFTVRDATAIGETDIAVVLYKKFGSQDKDIDAVKVVRSGGGVSSMGSYDNPMLVSKKTEFYNEEDGMVYTKLIYWHGGVEKTALVEDASAVASIDEGDVAWIDIEDGKVMGLTKYFDYSVNGTFPPENSTPKSFTASKKLNRGYIKNAYDEFYEFAIPLEIAGKDENGQDTIIKSEKIELHRYPSYGYVFESSKSQKVRKATPADFVGYDQDNVNYSKIFVHSSYTNDYTAVIYK; translated from the coding sequence ATGAAAAAGATATTAACTCTAATCCTCGCATTAAGTATACTTTTTAGTATGTCTATTATGCCACAGGCGATAGCCGATACAAAAGATGAAATAGCAACGGATTTTAGTGCCGAACTTTTGTATACATTAGGGATAGTGGATGAAGAAATAAAGGACATTCTTTTAAGTGACGAGAATATAACAAGAGCGCAGTTTGCACAAGCAGTTTTTGAAGTTGCAAAATTAACAGGTGGTGCAGACGGAGAATTCAACGATGTTAAAAAAGGAAGTAAATTCAGTGATGCTATATTTGCCGTTAGCCAGAGTAAGTTTATGAAGGGTGACGGAAATGGTAACTTCAACCCTGACTTGTTTATTACCGACCTTGATGCAATGATAACAATTTTAAGAGTTTTAGGATATGAAGAATATTCATACTACAACGGCGGATATCCTAACGGATATTATATGAGCGTTCGTTCCACAAAACTTCTTGATGGTATCAAAGGCGGAATAACAAACGTAAATATCACAGGTAAAAAACTTGCTATACTTCTTAAAAATATGATTGATGAGCACGTATGCCAGATTACAAAAATTTCGGCTGACGGCTCATACGAAAAAGAGTTAAGCGCTAAACCTTTTGTAGAAATATATTATAACATAGGAAAGGCAGAAGGCATTGTTACAGGTAACACACGCACAACCCTTACCTCAAAAAAGGAAACAGGCGGAATTATAATCGAAGGAAGACTATTTTCCGCAGGCGATATATACTGTGATGATTTTATAGGTATAAACTGCTATGCATACTATAATGTAGACGATAACAGTCTTATCTATATGAATAAAAATGACAGAAATATCATTACAATTATACCTGCAGGTGACATTGTAGATGTAAGAGGAAGCAGTATAATCTACGAAGTAAGTGAAACAAAAAATGATACAATTACCTTCCCTGCAAATGCAAACATTATATATAACGGTGCTCATCTTTCACATTACAGTGAATCGGTAATTTTAAATATGGCATCGGGAGAAGTAAAACTTATCGATAATAACTGCGACAGAACTATTGACGTTGTATCAATTCTTTCCTATGAAACTTGCATTATCGACAGAGTAAATTCAAAAGACGAAGTTATTACATTTAAGTATGGTGCAGGCACAGTTTCAAAAGATGATATGAAAAACGTTCCGATACTTGACGAAACAGGCAAAACCGATATGACCTGGCTTCACGAATGGGATGCTCTTGATATTTTAAGAGATGATGAAGGTAATATAACAGCAATTTATGCAAAAGGAAAAGTTGAAAGAAAAGCCGCAGCAATGATTTTAAAAGAATCAGACGGCGACTACATAATGTTTGACGATGGAACTACATCTCCAATCCAAAAACATGCAAAAGACAGATTTAAAAACCTTGAACTTAATACCAAATGCGCATTCTCATTTGATATGTTCGGTAACGTTGCAGCATATACGATAGATGAACTCAGCACAATATGTGTTATTGTTGCAGTTGGCGAAGCAGGTCAGCCTGAACCCGACCTTTATCTAAAATATTATAATGAAAACGAAGGTCTTACCCAGACCGTTCTTAAAGGAAACATCAGGATAAACGGAGTTTTAAAGAAAACGACCGTTGCGGATGATTATGTGTATATTAAAAATACCCTTTCGGGATTAAAGGGCGAACTTGTGGAAATCGACATTAATGACTCAGGACGTGTTGCACAAATAAATGTTATGGAAAAAGTATATGATCCCGGCTCGTCGGTTCACGTATATCTTAATCGTACCACCTGCGCGGTTGTGCCTTCGGCAGATATACAGTACTTTGTTAAAAAGACAGCAAAAGCTTATTATGTGCCAAAAGACCTTACGGGAATAACCGAAGATGACTTTACGGTAAGAGATGCAACAGCAATAGGAGAAACAGATATAGCGGTTGTTTTATATAAAAAGTTCGGAAGCCAGGATAAGGATATTGACGCTGTTAAAGTTGTAAGAAGTGGCGGCGGAGTAAGTTCAATGGGATCTTATGACAATCCGATGCTGGTGTCTAAAAAAACTGAGTTTTATAATGAAGAAGACGGAATGGTTTATACCAAACTCATCTACTGGCATGGCGGAGTTGAAAAAACTGCTCTTGTAGAAGATGCAAGTGCTGTTGCAAGTATAGACGAAGGTGACGTTGCATGGATAGATATTGAGGACGGAAAAGTAATGGGGCTTACAAAATATTTTGACTATTCCGTAAATGGTACTTTCCCTCCCGAAAACTCAACTCCTAAAAGTTTTACTGCATCTAAAAAATTAAACCGTGGTTATATTAAAAACGCTTACGATGAATTTTACGAATTTGCAATTCCGCTTGAAATTGCCGGAAAAGATGAAAATGGACAGGATACAATTATCAAATCTGAAAAAATAGAACTTCACAGATATCCGTCCTACGGCTATGTTTTTGAAAGTTCAAAATCCCAAAAGGTAAGAAAAGCAACTCCTGCTGACTTTGTAGGATATGATCAGGATAATGTAAATTACAGTAAAATTTTCGTTCATTCATCTTATACAAACGATTATACAGCAGTAATTTATAAATAA